Genomic segment of bacterium:
CCTGATTTCCTTTCCATTGTTTTCGCTATGCATTCATCAAGTGTAACATATCCTGTTTTTACTGAAAAGAGTTTATCAAATGCCTCATTTAATCGTTTTTTCTCTTTCTCATCTGGATTGGATTTATATGCCGTAAGTTCTTTGTAGTAATCCCATATCTTGTGTCTGAATCCTTCCACCAAATCCTTATGTGCCTTAAACACTGGTATCAGCTTTGCATAATGTCGATCTTCATGTACCCAGCATAATGCATTAAGTTCTGTTATACCCCCAAATTGTTTGGCAGCATCACTAAAGGAGTATCTTTATCTTTTCACTTAAGTTCTGCTCCTGATACCATGCCACTGCTGATGCTTCGAGGATAATATCTCTATATCGAGTTTTTATCTTTCTATATACCTGCTCAAGTTTATTTATAAATTCTTTCTTGCTCA
This window contains:
- a CDS encoding transposase, with the protein product MFKAHKDLVEGFRHKIWDYYKELTAYKSNPDEKEKKRLNEAFDKLFSVKTGYVTLDECIAKTMERKSG